In Mycolicibacterium nivoides, the DNA window CCCTGAGCATCCCGGGCAACCTGGTCAAGACGACGACGCTCCCAGCTGAAGGACCGGCTGCGCCACCGGTCTATCGCTATCAATGCCTGCGCGTCATCGAGGCGCACGGCGGCCGCTACGTGCTGGTGCCGGCCAAGTGGTCCAGGGAGCGCGGCTACGCGATCACGGTGGCGCCGGACGCGACGCACCGCATCACGGGTGTCGTGAACTCGACTCCTGTCGGGCGGGGACCCAACATCGACCCGTACTGGCAGTGCCCGGAGGTGGTGCGGGTCTTTCAGCAGCCCGACCTCGAACCCGTCCTGATCGGACCCGACGCCGCGCAGACGATGGTAGGCGCCGTCGGCCTCAACACCACCGGGCCCGACACCAACACCGATTCCACACCGGCCACCGGCAATTCCACATCGCCGAAAGGTTGTGCCCCCGAGGACGATCCATCGGCGATCCCGTCCGCACTGCCGCCCTATCCGGCGACCGTACCGGCCACACGGGAACGCCAGTTTACCGCTGACGGCCCTTCCGGTCGGGTGTGGATGCGGCAACGTGCCATGACCTTCTCCGACCCGGCCGAGGCCGAAGATTTCATGGCCTCCGTCCAAGATCACTGGGGCTACTGCGCGGGAAAGGTGGCCTCGGCGAACCGGCACGGCGAGATGCAGCCCCGGGCACTCGGTACGCCAGGACTGCAGGAAGGTGTTCTGACGGTGTCCGATTCGGCGCCGTCGGCCAACGCGGCGGACTGCGCCCAAGCCCTGGCCGCCAAATCGAACATCGTCGTCGCGGTCGATGTGTGCGGAACAAAGGAACCATCGCGTGCCGTCGCAGTCGCCTATGCGATGCGCGACCGGATACCCACCGACTAGGGCAGTGTGGCGGCCACCGCCCACAGCGCGGCCAGATCCTCCGGCTCGGTCCGGATCGGGCTGAGCGCCACATCGGTGGCCCCGGCGTCGAGGTAGCGCTGCAACTGCTCGCGAACTTGCGCCGCCGACCCGACGGCCGCCAGTTCAGCGACACTGGAAACCTGTTCGCGGGCAATGACTTTCTGATACGACGGAATGGTCTCGTAGAACGCCAGTTGCTGCGCGGCGGCGCTACGGGCGGCGTCCGCGTCGTCGGCGACAAGCGCCGGCACCATGGCCACCACCCGGGGTTGTGGCCGGCCGACCGCCGTAGCCGCCGCGGTGATCGTCGGGACGATAAATTCCCCCACCGTGCGCGGCCCGGCGAGATACGGCAATGTTCCATCGGCCAATTCACCGGTCACCCGAAGGGCTTTCGGCCCCATCGCGGCGACATACACCGGGACTGGGGTACCACCGGGCACGTGCACCGGCCACTCGGGGTTCGCGGTGAACGCGCTGCCGTGGAAGTCGACGGTGCGTTCATCGAAAATCGCCCGCAGCACCTGCAGGTGTTCACGTAGCCGGCCCACCGGATCAGGCCAGACGGTGCCGAAGGCCTGGTGCTCAGGTGCGTGCGAGCCCAGACCGAGTCCCAGCGTGAAGTTGCCGTGCGCCGCGGCCTGCGCCGTCTGCGCGGCAGACGCCACCAGCAGTGGGTGACGGGGATTGACCGGCACCACCGATGTGCCCACGCCGAGACCGGGCACCGCGGCCCCGATCAGCGCGGCCAACGTGATGGCGTCGACGTCGAACTGCTGGGCCAGCCAGATCTGACGGACCCCGGCCGCGTACGCGGTGCGGGCCTGTGAGATCGCGGCATCGACGACGTTGGGGGCGGACGGGTTCAGGGTGAGGACGACTCCGGTCGGCATACCGGCACCAACCGGCGCGGAGGTCCGGGCTATTCCGTTCTGCTCACGATGCGCCATACCCGCGACACGGCAGGTCCTGCTGCTAGACCTACCGCTGGCGTGAACTACTCATGACACGCTGACGCAACCGCTCGATGGCGACGTCGAGGACGATCTTCCTCGCGCGCTTGATGAGGAACTCCGGGATCGGCATCGCGAGGTCGACGATGATGTCGAACCGGACCCGCGTCTTGTCCACCTCGGGTGTCAGGTTGTATTCGATGTGCTGCCCGCGTTGCTGCAGGTTGGGTTCGGCATCCCACACCATCCAGTAGTCGCCCCAGTGATATTCGAGTAGCTCTTTGTCCGTGATACCCAGCAAGCGCATCGTTGCCTTGACGTGGTGGGGCCTGCCGTCCGGATAGCGATCGATGACCTCGACGTTGCGGTGCACCGCAGACCAGGTCGGCAGCGCGTCGACATCGGCGAGCACCTCCATGATCGCCTCCGGCGAGGCGTCGAAGACCACCTCGCGTGATGCCTGAACCGCCACGTCTCCGAATCTAGCGAAGCGTGCCGCCCATGGCGGTGGTTCTGCGATGCAAACCAGGGACGGTTAGCTGGGTTGCCGGGCGACGATCACCGGAGCGGTGGCGGAATGCACCACCGCGGAACTGACCGAGCCGAGCAGCAACCCGGTGAAACCACCGCGTCCGCGATTGCCGACAACCACCAGCTGCGCGGTTTCGGCCTGGGCCAGCAGCTGCCGGGCCGGCTTGTCGGGCATGACCACCCGTCGCACCGCCACATCGGGATAGCGCTCGCACCACCCGGCCAACTGCTCGGCGAGCGCACGCTCGGCCTCAGAGCTCAGGTCTTCCCACTTCACGTCGGGAAACTCGAAGTTCAGATCGGTCCAGGTGTGCACCACCACGAGCTCCACACCGCGGCGTGACGCCTCATCGAAGGCGATTTCGGTGGCGTACTCGGACGCACGCGACCCGTCGACACCGACCACAACGGGCCCGTCCGCCGGATGGTCGTTGTCGGGGATCACCGCGACCGGTCCGTGGGCATGAGCCGCGAGGCTCGAGCTGACCGAGCCGAGCAACCGGCGACCCCATTTGCTCAGACCGCGGGAACCCACGACCACCAGATCGGCATTCCGCGAGTAGTCGATCAGTGTGGCCACCGCGTGCCCGGGAACCGCCTTCGCGATGATCCGGGGCTCCTGGTGGCCGGCGATGGTCTCAACCGCAACGCGGCGCGCATCGTCGAGGACCTCCTGGCCGCGCTGATCCTGATAATCCCAATAGTCCTGGGGCAACGCGACATCCAACCAGACCGGTGACGCAGCGCCGGGGAGCGCGTGCACCAGAGTGAGCCCGACGCCCCGCAACACGGCGGCTCGAGCCGCCCAGGCCACGGCGGCGTCCGACGAGGGCGACCCGTCGACCCCGACGACGATGCCGTGGCGGACGTCATGTTCACTCATGCGAATCTCCTTGTGGCTCAGCACGGCAGATCAGCACCGGCACCGGGCTGTGGTGCAGCAGGTTCAGGCTGGTCGACCCGAGGAACACACCGGCCAGGGCGTTGCGGCCCCGAGATCCGACCACCACGAGTCCCGAGTCGCCGACATGCTTCAGCAGCGCCTTGCCGGGCGACTCCGGCTCGACGAAACACTTGGCGTCGACGCCCGGGTGGCGCTTGTTGTGGACGTCGACGACCTCAGTGAGATCGGCCAGTTCGGCGGACTCGATGCCGTCCCAGTCGATCAGCAGCGGGATGGTCACACCGGTCTCGGCCGGTGCCGCCAGAGACAACGAGCGCACGGCGTTGACCGCCAGCCCGAACTGATCGGCGAACTCGAATGCCGTCTCCAGCGCGGCCTGGGCGGCAGGGCTGTCGTCGACCCCGACGACGACGGGGCCGTCACCCGGAGCCACCTTCTCGCCACGGAAGGCGACCACCGGGCACGCCGCCCGGGTCGCCACGGACAGCGCCGTCGACCCGAGCAGCAGCGCCGCGGCCGGGGTCACCTTCTTACCGCCGAGGACGACGAGACGCGCGTCGGCGCTGGCGTCGATCAGCACCTGGTCGGCGGGCTCGTTGAACGAGACCGTGGACACCGACAGGTCGGGATGATCGCCACGCACGGCTTCATCGGCGGCCTTGAGGAACGCCTCGGCCATGTCGCGCTGATAGGACATCATCGCCGCGGTGAACGCGGCCGCGGTCTGCGTCAGATTGCGGCCGACGGACGGTAGTGCGTGCACGATGCGCAGCGGTACGCCGAACCGCGCGGCGACCGCACCTGCCCACCGGGCCGCATCAAGCGCGCCATCACTGCCGTCGATTCCAACCACTACGGGAGCGTTCGAGGAAGTCACTCCTTCATCGTGGCCGCTGAGCGTCACTATGGCCAGGGACCAAAGACTCTAAGTGCCAATCAGGTCCAGCCGATGTCGGCGATGTCGGTGCTCGACTGCGGCGGTTGGCCTGGTGTTCCCGGCGCGGTCCGGGAGAACCGCGGAGCCGGAGCGGCCTGCGCGACACCGTCGACGGTGATCAGCGTCGACCGGTCCAGCAGATGCTCACTCTCGGCCGCCTCGCCCCAGGTGAGCACCGGTGTCACGCAGGCGTCGGTGCCCGCGAAGATCGCGGTCCACTCGTCGCGGGTCTTACTGGCGAACCGCTCGGTGAAGATGGCGCGCATCTCGTCGTAGCGGGCCAGCTCGAACTGCCCGGGGATCTCGCCGGCGTCCAGGCCCAGACCGGCAACCAACTGCGCGAAGAACTGAGGCTCGATCGACCCGACCGCCATGTAACCGCCGTCGGAGGTCTCGTAGGTCCGGTAGTACGGGGCACCGCCGTCGAGCAGGAAGGACTCGCGTTCGTCACGCAACGATCCGGTGGCCCGCATGGTCCACATCATCTGCGACAGCATGCTGACCCCGTCGACCATCGCGGCATCGATGACCTGGCCCTTGCCGGAACGCTCCCGCTCGTACAGCGCGGTGACGATACCGATGACGACGAGCATCGAGCCACCGCCGAAATCGGCGACGAGGTTCAGCGGCGCCACCGGCGGGCGGTCGCGGTAACCGATCGCCGACAAGGCGCCCGTCTGCGACAGGTAGTTGATGTCGTGGCCGGCCGTGGTGGCCAGCGGCCCGTCCTGGCCCCAGCCGGTGATCCGGGCGAAGACCAGCCGCGGGTTGACGGCCTCGCACTCCGCCGGGCCGATGCCGAGGCGCTCACAGGTGCCGGGCCGGAAACAGTCCAACAGCACATCGGCTTTGGCGACCAGATCCAGCAGCTTGCCGGGTTCGCTCTTCACGTCGAGATCGACGATGCGCTTGCCGCGGTGCAGCAGGTCGACGTTCTCGGCGGGCATGGTCAGGCCACCCGGTCGGCGCACCCGCACCACGTCGGCGCCCAGGTCCGACAGCATCATCGCGGCGTGTGGCCCGGGGCCGATGCCGCCGAGTTCGATAACTCGCACTCCGGCGAGCGGTCCGGTGTTGGTCATGCGAGGCACACTAGGGGATGGGCGAAAACCTCTACACCGTCGGTGACTATCTGCTGGACCGCCTCGCGGAACTCGGGGTGACCGAGGTCTTCGGCGTCCCCGGCGACTATCAGCTGGAATTCCTCGACCACATCCTGGCTCACCCGCAGATGAACTGGATCGGTGGCGCCAACGAGCTCAACGCCGGCTACGCGGCCGACGGCTACGGCCGGCTGCGCGGGATGGCCGCCCTGGTCACCACATTCGGGGTCGGCGAATTGTCAGCTGCCAACGCGGTCGCGGGCAGTTACGCCGAACACGTCCCGGTGGTGCACATCGTCGGTGCACCGTCGAAGGATTCCCAGGGCGCACGGCGCATCGTGCACCACACCCTCGGCGACGGTGACTTCGAACATTTCCTGCGGATGAGCCGCGAGATCACCTGTGCACAGGCCAATCTCGCGCCCGCGACGGCGACCCGCGAGATCGACCGGGTGCTCTCGGAGGTCCGTGAGCAGAAGCGGCCCGGCTACCTGCTGATCGCCACGGATGTGGCCCGGTTCCCCACCGAACCTCCCGCCGCACCGCTGCCCCGCTACACCGGTGGCACGAGTCCGCGCGCCCTCTCCATGTTCACCGCGGCGGCCGCCGAGCTGATCGGTGACCACCGGCTGACCGTGCTCGCCGACTTCCTGGTACACCGGCTGGACTGCGTCGACGAACTCAGCGCACTGCTGGCGGCCGACACCGTCGGCCACGCGACGCTGATGTGGGGGAAGAGCCTGGTCGACGAGAGCTCGCCGAACTATCTGGGCATCTACGCCGGTGCGGCCAGCGAGGATTCGGTGCGCGAGGCGATCGAGGACGCGCCCGTGCTGGTGACCGCGGGAGTGTTGTTCACCGACATGGTCAGCGGGTTCTTCAGCCAACGTATCGACCCGGCGCGCACCATCGACATCGGCGTCAACCAGAGTGTGGTGTCCGGGCAGGTGTTCGCCCCACTGGACATGTCGGCCGCACTCGACGCCATCACCGCCATCCTCACCGAACGCGGCATCACCTCACCGGCTCTGCCTGCGGTCCCGACGCGTACGCACGCCGACCCACCGGCACAGGAGGCCGCCCTGACCCAGGAATACCTGTGGGACAGGCTTTCTGAGGCGCTGACGCCGGGCAACGTGGTGCTCGCCGATCAGGGCACGTCGTTCTATGGGATGGCCGGGCACCGGTTGCCCTCCGGGGTGACGTTCATCGGCCAACCTCTGTGGGGCTCGATCGGCTACACCCTTCCTGCCGCGCTCGGCGCCGGGCTGGCCGACCGGGACCGCCGCACGGTGTTGCTCATCGGTGACGGCGCCGCCCAGTTGACCATCCAGGAGTTGGGGGCCTTCGGCCGCGAGGGCCTGGCACCCGTCGTGGTGGTGGTCAACAACGACGGATACACCGTCGAACGCGCAATCCACGGCATCACAGCCGAATACAACGACATCACCGGATGGCGCTGGACCGAACTGCCCGCGGCACTCGGCGTCCCCGATGCGCTCACCTTCCGGGTCAGCACCTACGGCGAACTGGACGACGCGCTGACGACGGCGGCGGCCACTCCCGACCGCATGGTGTTCGTCGAGGTGATGCTGGGCCGGATGGACATCCCGCCGCTGCTGACCGAGTTGGCACAGTCCGCCTCGGACGCCAATTCGAGCTGATCCGGGCGGTCCGGCTGGAAACGCCGGAATCGAGTAGGCCGCTACGCTATCCGCGGCGCTCCCACCCGGATGGAATGGCAGTTGTAATCGCTGACCTCACAGGGAGACGTCCGATGGCCACAGAAATCTTCGCGAAAATCGGTGACATCAAGGGTGAATCGGTCGATGCCAGGCATCCGGACGAGATCGACGTGGTGTCGTTCTCGTGGGGCGTCGCCAACACCGGATCCGCGGCACCGGGCGGCGGCGGGGGTGCGGGCAAGGCGACGTTTCAGGATCTGCAGATCGTCCACACCATCGACAGCGCCACACCAGCGCTGCTGCTGACCTGCGCCACCGGGCGGCATCTCGCGCAGGCGACGATCAGCCACCGCAAGGCCGGCGAGAATCAGCAGGACTATCTGACGATCAAGCTCAGCGACGTGACGATCACTGCCGTCACCCAGAACGGCGCCGAGGTCCAGCCGTATACCGAAACGGTGAGCATTCGATTCGGGAAGGTCGACCTGCTCTATCGGCGAAGGCGTCCTGACGGATCCTTCGACGAGGGCCAGCATTTCATCTTCGACGTGCGCACCAACCAGCCCGGCTGACATCGACGGCGAACACGCCGGGCGCTCAGCCCTTCTTGACCTTGAGCACCTGCTTGCGAAGGCCTTCCGTGGCGGTCTCCACGCCGCCCTTCATGGTCCGCTTCAGGATGAAGCCCGGCAGCGGCACCGACAGATCGATGGTGATGTCGAACCGGACCTTGGTCTTGTCGCCTGCGGGAGTCAGGGTGTAGCTGGCGTCCTGCGCCTTGAGCTGACCGGCGCGCACGAGTGTCCAGCTGACCTTGTTCTCGCTCCAGGTGTATTCGATCACCTGCTCGTCGGTCAGGCCGGCGGCCTTGACCGTCATCTTGACCTGCTTGGGCCGGCCGTCGTCGTAGGTCTCGAGGATCTCGGCGCGCTGGTACTGCGGGGACCAGCTGGGAGTCGCCTCGACATCGGCGACAACGTCGAGAATCTCCTGCGGGGTTGCCTCGATGACTACTTCACGGGAATCGCTGGTTGCCATGCGGTGAGATTACTCGGGGCTAGGCTCACGAATATGAGCAATGCCGTCGATCCCACTGCTCGACCCAGCGGAACCGGATGTGCGGAGTGCACCGCGGCAGGTGGCTGGTGGGTGCATCTGCGACGCTGCGCGGCGTGCGGCCACATCGGGTGCTGCGATGATTCGCTGGCGCGTCATGCGTCGGCGCATTGGCGCGAGACGGGACATCCGATCATCCGTTCGTTCGAGCCGGGCGAGGACTGGTTCTGGAACTTCGAGACCAACCAGTACTACGACGGTCCCGACCTCGCGCCGCCCCAGCATCATCCCGAAGACCAGCCGGTGCCCGGACCCAAGGGGCACGTGCCCAAGGATTGGGTCGACCAACTGAGCAACCGCTAGTCGCCCAGCACCGCCTTGGCGGCGTTATAGCCGGGGATGAACGTGATACCCGGGCCGCCGTGACAACCCGCGCTGCCCAGATAGAGCCCGTCAAGGGGAATCGGTTGACCGACGTACCCTTTGGGGCCGGGACGGTTGGGACCCATCTGCTCGGGATGGATCAGGCCATGGCAGTAGTCACCGCCCGGTGCGCCGAACATGGTTCCCATGTGTCGCGGGGTGAAGGTGGTGTGGCGGATGATCCGGCGCTCGAAATCCGGTGCCAGCCTGGCGATCTTCTCGATGACACGCCGGCCCATCTCGGCCTTCAGCTCACCGTAGCCGGTTGCCGACTCCTCGACCGGGAACCACAGCGCGAACGCCGAGGCAGCGTGTTTGCCTGCCGGGGCCAGCGTGGGATCGTGAGCCGACGGGATCTGGAAGGCGATCGCGGGATCGGCGGGCACGATTCCGTGGCGGGCATCCTGCCATTGCTGCTGGAGCTCTTCCGGCGTACTGAAAAGGCCGATGGCCGCCTGCATTTCAGGATCGTTGAGCATTTCGTAGGGAGCCTCGAAGGTGGGGGCTCCGTCGAGGGCGAAATGCATCTGTAGGTAGCTTCCGCGGTGATCGATGTGGGTGAACCGCTCACGCACCTCGGACGGCAGCGCCTCGGGATCGATCAGCTTGGTGACCGTGGTGTCCGGGGCGATCGCCGACACCACGACGGGTGCGGTGATCGTCGTACCGTCCTCCAGCCGTACTCCGGTGATCCGGCCGCCGTCGACCGATATGCGATCGACGCTGCTGCGCAGCCGCAGCTCACCGCCGGCGTCGGTGAGCATGGTGTGCAGGTGTTCGGTCAGGGCGCCGATCCCGCCGACCAGCTTCTTCATCAGCATGGCGTTCTCGTCGGGCACCGCCAGCCCATAGGCGAGAGCAGCTGCGCTGCCCGGTGTCTCGGGCCCGCGGTAGGTGGTGTTGACCGCCAGGAAGGCCAGCATGCCGCGCAATGCACCGTGCTTGTCCCGGTCCGGCAGATACCGGTCGAGGACTTCGCTGACCGATCCGAACAGCAGGTCATCGATCGCCGCGCGCTCGGATTCCGTTGTGGCGCAGGCATACATCTCGTCGAGTGTGCGGGGTGGGCGCCCCGCGTCGAATCGACCCAGCGCCCGGGTGGGCGCCAGGCTCCAGGCCATCAGGCCGGCCATCCCGGCCACCGCGTCGGCGCCGTGGACCTCAGCGAGGTGGCCGAGCATTTTCATCGGGTCGGCGTAGTAGACGACCGGCGGGTCACCGATTCCGCGCAGAGACACCGACATGACCTCCAGGTCCACTGTCGGCAAGGTGTCCAGCCCGAGTTCGGTGCTGACCACCGCCGAGGTGGGGAACTGCAGCGACCCGGCGATCTCGAACCGGTAGCCGTCGAAAAGTTCGACGGTGGAGGCCATGCCGCCGGCGTACCTCTTGGCTTCCAGGCACAGGGTGCGCATTCCCGCCCGCGCCAACAGGGCCGCAGCGGCCAGCCCGTTGTGCCCGGCGCCGATCACGATTGCGTCGTAGTCCGCCATCGATCGAGGCTGACACTGCACCCGATGTTTTGTCAATAATGACAAAACATCGGGGGCCGACTGACCGAGGCCGTCAATCCAGGCCGGTTCGCAGCGCTTCCAGCCCGGTCCGGCACATCCGCGCCAGTTCGGGCAGTGAACGCTCCCCGGCCTCGTCGCCGACCATCCACAACTCCATGGCACCGAACACCGCGGCCGCGACAGCTCTGGCCGTCACCACGATCTTCAGCCGGTCGTCCCCCTGCGGCACCTGGCCCCGGCGTACCACCAGCTGTTCGGCCACCGCGTCGGCGAAGTCGGATTCCACCTGGCGGATGTGCCGCACGATCCGGTCGGGGTCGAGTTCGACCGCGCGCATGCTGGCGATCTTGGTAACCGCGTCGACGTCGTACGGAAACGCCAGGACCGCGGACTGCACCGAATCGAGGATCGATTCGGTCGCCGGACGCTCGGCCAGCGCGGCCCGGAACCAGTGCAGACCCGCGTCGTAATCGGCGAACAACAGATCATGTTTGGACGTGAAGTGCCGGTAGAAGGTCCGCAGGGACACGCCGGCGTCCGCCGCGATCTGTTCGGCCGAGGTGTCCTCGACGCCCTGGGCGAGGAACCGGACCAGTGCGGCCTGGCGCAGCGCCTCGCGCGTGCGCTCACTGCGCGCGGTTTGTGCGGGCCTGGCCATGGCAGTGAAGTTACCGCACGGCCGAGGATCCCCGGGGCACGCGGAATGTCAATATTGACAAAACTTCGGAACGCGAGTGTGCTCACGCCATGGTGTCGCTCATCGTTCATGCAATTCTGGGCGTGGCCGTCGTCGCGCTCGTGATCCGTCTCAACCCGCACGTCTTCTCGCGCCCACCCGGGCCGGCGCTGTCCCGCGTCGAGCTGGCGTACTACCTCGTCGGGCTCGCCTCGATCCCGATCTGCTGGTACTTCAACATGCAGTTCGTCGCGCAGTACGCCCAACCGGACGGCAACCCGATCTGGGGACCGGGAAGTTGGCAGGAGTTCATCGCGCTCGGGTACACCAACCCCGCGGCCGGATCAGCCAGCGCCGACTACACGATCGCCAATGTCATTCTGCTGCCGCTGTTCACAATCATCGACGGACTGCGACGTGGCATCCGCCATCCCTGGCTGTTCTTCGTGACGAGCCTGTTCACCAGCTTCGCCTTCGCGTTCGCCTTCTACTTCGCCACGATCGAGCGCCAACGCCGTCACCAGCAGGCCGAGGTCGCGGTCAGCTGAAGCAGCGGGTTGCGTGTTACCGCGCCGCCTGAGCCTCGGCGCGGCCACGCAGCCGGGATTGGGCCCACCCCAGCACGTCGTAGTAGCGGGTGGGCGCGATGCGGGCCAGCATGTCGAATGCGTACGCGTCCGGGCCGATCAGAACCCGGGCCTTACCCGCCTCGACCCCGCGGTGAATGATCTCGGCCGCCTTGTCGGGTTGGGTCATGGTGATGGCGGCGAACTCCTCGGCCATCTGGTCGTGAGTACGGCCGCGACCTTCGGGATCCTTGCGGAACCGGGCATTGCGCACGATGTTGGTGTTGATGCCGCCGGGGTGGACATTGACCGCCGTCACCCCGGTTCCGCGCAACTCTTGGCGCAGCGAGTCAGTGAACCCGCGCACCGCGAACTTGGCTGAACAGTAGGCACTTTGGTTCGGCATCCCGACCAATCCGAACACACTGGAGGTGTTCACGACGACCCCTTCGCCCTGCTCCACCAGGGTCGGCAGGAATGCCCGGGTGCCGTTGACCACACCGTGAAAGTTGATGTCCCACAACCAGTTGTCATCCTCAGGCACAGCATCCAGCACACTGGAGGACACCGCGACACCGGCATTGTTGAAGACTGCGCCGATCGGCTGCGGAGCCCAGGCCCGGACCTCACCGGCGAAAGCACGCTGGTCTTCGGCATCGCGCACGTCCAGCACTCGGGTCAGTACCGGGCCGGACAAACCTGCCTCGGTTTCCTTCAAGCCGGTCTCGTCGACATCGGCGATGGCCACGGGGCACGAGTGCGACGACAACCGCTGCGCCAGAGCACGACCGATACCCGACGCCGCTCCGGTGATGACCACGGTGCGGCCGCTGATGGTACGGCGCCTACTCATTGCTGCTCCTTCAGTTCGGTGTCGATGACACGGGTCGAGGCTGTGTGCCGGGTGATCAGGTCCAGCAGTGCGTCCCATGCTCCGGCGGGCAGATCGTGCCCCATGCCGGCGATGGTCTCCAGCCGGGCGCCGGGGATGGCCCGCGCGGTGGCGGCACCGCCGCTGGCGTTGACCATGCGATCGCGGTCGCCGTGGATCACCAGGGTCGGCACGTCGATCTGGCCGAGTTCGACGGTGCGGTCCCCCGAGGCGAAGATCCCTGCCAGCTGCCGCGCCACCCCGGTCGGTCTGGGATCGCGATCCCAGGCGACCCCGGATTTCTCCCGGACCCAAGCCTCGTCGAACGGGTATCCGTGAGAGCCGATATGGCGGAACATCTTCACATCGGCGTCCATCGCCTCGGCACGCGACCTTGGTGGTCTCGCGGTGGCCATCCGCCACCACGTCGAAGGGGCCGGCCTGCCGATCCGCGGCGCACCCGTGTTGGACATGATCGAGGTCAGCGTCGCGACGCGGCCCGGATAGTGGGCGGTGACCGTCTGGGCGATCATGCCGCCCATCGACACCCCGACCAGGTGCGCCCGGTCATAGCCGAGCGCGTCCAGCAGCCCCACGGTGTCGCGCGCCATGTCTCCGAGGTGGTACTGGTCGGCGTGGCTGCCGCCCCGCAGGATCGCGAGCGGACCCGGCGGCGGAAACGGCATGTGCGTGGACCGCCCCACATCGCGGTTGTCGAACCGCGTGACACGGTAGCCACGGCCAGCCAGGCCCGTGACGAGTCCGTCCGGCCAGGAGTGCAACTGCTGCCCGAGGCCGGCGATCAGCACGACCGGCGGATCACCGGGATCACCAAACTGCTCGTAGCACAACCGGATTCCACGGCCGACGTCGACCACATTCTGTTTGGCCTGTCCCATATCCACCCCTAACTGGTACCCAGCGGTACCGATCACGGTACTGCGCGGTACCAGCCAGGGCAAGGGGAAGGGCCCTGGAGCGTCAGGAGGCCCGGGGTTCCAGCAGTGCGGTGCAGGCCAGCACCGCGTCCTCGGTGACCTCCCCCACCTGGTCGCCGCTCTCCACGGTGATCGCGATGAGTTCCCGCAACCCGCCGAGCAGCATGATGGTGCGACGCCGCGAGATCGACACCCCGGCCGAGCGGAACACTTCGCTTTGCGTCAGGGCCTGCACCATCGCGATGAAGTTCTCCATCGACTCACGCTGAAGCGCCCGCGCCGCGGTACCCAGCGTCGGGAGATCGCGGATCCAAGCCAGCATCAGCTCGGGGTGGGCCTCATAGGAGGCGATCCACGCCTCGACCGCTTGGCGGACCTGATCCCGCCAGGGAACACTCCGGTCGACGCCTCGGGCAACCTCGCGCACATGCTTGGTATTCACACTGGTCAGCAGTGCGACAAAGCAATCCTCGCGGCTCGCGAAGTGTTCGTAGAAGGTGCGGCGGGACGTCTTGGCCCGCCGCACGATGTCGGCGACCGTGGTGTTCTGATAGCCGTCTTCGACGATCGATTCGTTCATGGCGTCGAGCAGGCGCGACCGGAACGCGCTCTTGTCGGCCTCAACCGACGTCGTGGGACTGTTCATCTCGGGCTGTCATCGTAATGCCGATCAGCGGCGCACGGTCGGGCTGTGCCCGACGACCGATCGAGCGCCCGGGCTGGCAGCCGGGGGGCGGTTCTGCCGGAAACTCAAGCAGACGCCGAGGTTGCCTCCGACGCACGGCACCCCGTTGACCGTGGGGACCGG includes these proteins:
- a CDS encoding SDR family NAD(P)-dependent oxidoreductase, with the protein product MSRRRTISGRTVVITGAASGIGRALAQRLSSHSCPVAIADVDETGLKETEAGLSGPVLTRVLDVRDAEDQRAFAGEVRAWAPQPIGAVFNNAGVAVSSSVLDAVPEDDNWLWDINFHGVVNGTRAFLPTLVEQGEGVVVNTSSVFGLVGMPNQSAYCSAKFAVRGFTDSLRQELRGTGVTAVNVHPGGINTNIVRNARFRKDPEGRGRTHDQMAEEFAAITMTQPDKAAEIIHRGVEAGKARVLIGPDAYAFDMLARIAPTRYYDVLGWAQSRLRGRAEAQAAR
- a CDS encoding alpha/beta fold hydrolase, with the translated sequence MGQAKQNVVDVGRGIRLCYEQFGDPGDPPVVLIAGLGQQLHSWPDGLVTGLAGRGYRVTRFDNRDVGRSTHMPFPPPGPLAILRGGSHADQYHLGDMARDTVGLLDALGYDRAHLVGVSMGGMIAQTVTAHYPGRVATLTSIMSNTGAPRIGRPAPSTWWRMATARPPRSRAEAMDADVKMFRHIGSHGYPFDEAWVREKSGVAWDRDPRPTGVARQLAGIFASGDRTVELGQIDVPTLVIHGDRDRMVNASGGAATARAIPGARLETIAGMGHDLPAGAWDALLDLITRHTASTRVIDTELKEQQ
- a CDS encoding TetR/AcrR family transcriptional regulator — protein: MNSPTTSVEADKSAFRSRLLDAMNESIVEDGYQNTTVADIVRRAKTSRRTFYEHFASREDCFVALLTSVNTKHVREVARGVDRSVPWRDQVRQAVEAWIASYEAHPELMLAWIRDLPTLGTAARALQRESMENFIAMVQALTQSEVFRSAGVSISRRRTIMLLGGLRELIAITVESGDQVGEVTEDAVLACTALLEPRAS